In a single window of the Flavivirga spongiicola genome:
- a CDS encoding GbsR/MarR family transcriptional regulator, which produces MEYQEAKDKFISTWGSLGTLWGINKAMAQIQSLLFISTKPLSMEEIMEELKISRGNTSMNLRQLMDWGIVTKELIPGERKEFFTTEKDVQELARHIAKERSRREIKPVIKILKDVSSIKDDGTEKTKELIKQTKALHDLAETADAMMNKIVNQEQNWITKSLLKLIK; this is translated from the coding sequence ATGGAATACCAAGAAGCAAAAGATAAATTCATAAGTACCTGGGGAAGTTTAGGCACACTATGGGGCATAAACAAAGCAATGGCTCAGATACAATCACTTCTTTTTATTTCTACAAAACCATTATCAATGGAAGAAATCATGGAAGAACTAAAGATCTCTCGTGGTAATACCAGCATGAACTTACGTCAACTTATGGATTGGGGCATTGTTACAAAAGAGCTTATCCCCGGCGAACGTAAAGAGTTTTTTACCACTGAAAAAGATGTACAAGAACTAGCAAGACATATCGCTAAAGAGCGAAGTAGAAGAGAAATTAAACCTGTCATAAAAATATTAAAGGATGTTAGTTCAATTAAAGATGATGGCACAGAAAAAACAAAAGAGCTTATTAAACAAACCAAAGCATTGCATGATTTAGCCGAAACAGCAGATGCTATGATGAATAAAATTGTTAACCAAGAACAAAACTGGATAACTAAATCTTTACTTAAACTTATTAAATAA
- a CDS encoding SAM-dependent methyltransferase, with translation MTSTVISYQEKVKSNKIEMVDFYNEATEDYKFWSKDYNMHFGYFIPFKTNILKRDTMLNEMNNQVLKRLKFPSGKALLADLGCGMGGSIRFALKKNKSLSAFGVTLSDFQVKKGNELLQNLNGTILKENYNKTSFSSNSFDGALAIESFCHSGHRKESFKEALRILKPNGKLIIADAFLKKKEEDLCKGGHYAYHKLCNHWSLERLGYINDVILELKKEGFSKVKVEDVSFRVAPSVLHVPFTIIGFIIKKIFRSKNLKRESLHNLKGSFYALLSGLHMKSFGYYLITCTK, from the coding sequence ATGACATCTACAGTAATTTCATATCAAGAAAAAGTAAAAAGCAACAAAATAGAAATGGTTGATTTCTATAATGAAGCGACAGAAGATTACAAATTTTGGAGTAAAGATTATAACATGCATTTTGGATACTTCATACCATTTAAAACAAATATTCTTAAAAGGGATACCATGCTTAATGAAATGAACAACCAAGTGTTGAAACGATTAAAGTTTCCTTCAGGAAAAGCACTTTTAGCAGATTTAGGCTGTGGTATGGGTGGTTCAATACGGTTTGCTTTAAAAAAGAACAAAAGTCTTTCTGCGTTTGGTGTGACATTATCAGATTTTCAAGTTAAAAAAGGTAATGAATTATTGCAAAATTTAAATGGCACCATTTTAAAAGAAAACTATAATAAGACATCATTCTCCTCTAATAGTTTTGATGGCGCTCTTGCTATTGAAAGTTTTTGTCATTCAGGTCACCGCAAAGAATCATTTAAGGAAGCTTTGAGAATATTAAAACCCAATGGTAAACTTATAATTGCTGATGCTTTTCTTAAAAAGAAAGAGGAAGACCTTTGTAAAGGAGGTCATTATGCATACCATAAATTATGCAATCATTGGAGTTTAGAAAGATTAGGCTATATAAATGACGTCATTCTAGAACTAAAGAAAGAAGGCTTCTCAAAAGTTAAAGTCGAGGATGTTTCATTTAGAGTAGCACCATCAGTGTTACACGTTCCTTTTACTATTATAGGTTTTATTATAAAAAAAATATTTCGCTCAAAAAATTTGAAACGCGAAAGCTTGCACAATTTAAAAGGTTCATTTTATGCACTATTGTCCGGATTACACATGAAAAGCTTTGGATATTATTTAATAACCTGTACTAAATAA
- a CDS encoding sigma-70 family RNA polymerase sigma factor, protein MPNHQINPNQWIDLYSDYLYNYTITRVSDREIAQDLVQDTFLAGLKSMKNFKGEASERTWLISILKRKIIDHYRKINSNKGKAEVRINYNGDAETEGDWLEERVADPFDKTAEDTMQNSELGDAIHNCLGKLSEKQADVFKMKTIQGFETEVICNELNITASNLWVIIHRARTAMADCLKENWF, encoded by the coding sequence ATGCCCAATCATCAAATTAATCCTAATCAGTGGATCGATTTATATTCCGATTACCTTTATAACTATACTATTACACGTGTTAGCGATAGAGAGATAGCACAAGATTTAGTACAAGATACTTTTTTGGCTGGTTTAAAATCTATGAAAAACTTTAAGGGAGAAGCTAGTGAACGTACTTGGCTTATCTCTATTTTAAAGCGAAAAATTATAGACCACTACCGTAAAATAAATTCAAACAAAGGAAAAGCAGAAGTACGCATTAACTATAATGGTGACGCTGAGACAGAAGGCGATTGGCTGGAAGAACGTGTTGCAGATCCGTTTGATAAAACTGCGGAAGACACTATGCAAAATAGTGAATTAGGCGATGCCATTCACAATTGCTTGGGGAAATTATCAGAAAAACAAGCAGATGTTTTTAAAATGAAAACCATTCAAGGGTTTGAGACCGAAGTAATTTGTAATGAATTAAATATAACTGCGTCTAATCTTTGGGTAATCATTCACAGAGCACGTACAGCTATGGCAGATTGCTTAAAAGAAAATTGGTTTTAA
- a CDS encoding UbiA prenyltransferase family protein: MGFVKQLFNFYLNSSVHVALSVFSLTWITLMEYDIPYDKNILYFVFYASITGYNFVKYFGIAKFHHRSLTNWLKWIQIFSFFCFLLMCYYVFKLNAKTLICVTGFATMTFLYAIPFLPKRFFLDKQHNLRSIGGLKIYLIALIWAGVTVLLPLINNNYGINTDVILTAVQRYLFIIVLMLPFEIRDLRYDSLKLSTIPQKIGVRQTKIMGSILLVLCFFLTFFKSEKNGIQIIILMIIACITLLFLVFSKIEQGKSYSAFWVEGIPIVWLILLLLFY, encoded by the coding sequence ATGGGGTTTGTAAAACAACTTTTTAATTTCTATTTAAACAGTAGTGTTCATGTCGCTTTATCGGTGTTTTCGTTAACATGGATTACGCTTATGGAGTATGACATTCCGTATGATAAAAACATCCTTTATTTTGTGTTTTATGCTTCTATAACCGGGTATAATTTTGTTAAGTATTTTGGAATCGCAAAATTTCATCATAGAAGCTTGACAAATTGGTTAAAATGGATTCAAATATTCTCTTTCTTTTGTTTTCTTTTAATGTGTTATTATGTCTTTAAATTAAATGCAAAAACTTTAATTTGTGTCACTGGTTTTGCCACGATGACCTTTTTGTATGCGATTCCTTTTTTGCCAAAACGTTTTTTTTTGGATAAACAACATAATTTAAGAAGTATTGGAGGTCTAAAAATTTATTTAATAGCTTTAATTTGGGCTGGAGTTACTGTATTATTACCTTTAATAAATAATAATTATGGTATAAATACAGATGTCATATTAACAGCAGTTCAAAGGTATCTGTTCATCATCGTTTTAATGCTGCCTTTTGAAATTAGGGATCTAAGATATGATAGTTTAAAACTATCAACCATTCCTCAGAAAATAGGAGTAAGGCAAACAAAAATAATGGGAAGTATATTATTGGTGTTATGCTTCTTTTTAACTTTTTTTAAAAGCGAAAAGAATGGGATACAAATAATTATTTTAATGATAATTGCCTGTATAACACTATTGTTTCTTGTGTTTTCTAAAATAGAACAAGGAAAAAGCTATAGTGCGTTTTGGGTAGAAGGGATACCAATTGTATGGCTAATACTGTTACTTTTATTCTATTAA
- the gcvP gene encoding aminomethyl-transferring glycine dehydrogenase encodes MNTNAFALRHIGPREDDQNLMLKTLGVDSLDQLIHETIPDDIRLKNGLNLEAPMTEHEYLLYIHELSKKNKAYKTYIGLGYHPTILPAVIQRNILENPGWYTAYTPYQAEIAQGRLEALLNFQTMVIDLTGMEIANASLLDESTAAAEAMSLLFAVRERQQKKAGVNKFFVSENILPQTLSLLQTRATPVGIELVVGNEETFDFSSEFFGAILQYPGKDGQVTDIKTFITKANDAQIKVAVAADILSLIKLEAPGKFGADVVVGTTQRFGIPMGYGGPHAAFFATKEAYKRDIPGRIIGVTKDKNGHRALRMALQTREQHIKRDKATSNICTAQVLLAVMASMYAVYHGPKGLQFIADKVHNKASELANALTKLGYDQINTSYFDTLQIKTNAKKIKAIAKEKKVNLYYPDKKTVIISINETTSIRDINYLISVFAEAAKKETITISAITKANNISESMQRASDFLTLDVFNTYHSETELMRYIKRLERKDLALNHSMISLGSCTMKLNAASEMLPLSWFKWGNIHPFAPLKQAKGYLTILKELEDQLTEITGFAATSLQPNSGAQGEFAGLMVIKAYHESRGDHHRNICLIPSSAHGTNPASAVMAGMKVIVTKSTAEGNIDVDDLREKAELHKDNLSALMVTYPSTHGVYESAIKEITQIIHDNGGQVYMDGANMNAQVGLTNPGNIGADVCHLNLHKTFAIPHGGGGPGVGPICVAKQLVPFLPGNPIIKTGGEKAITAISAAPFGSALACLISYGYIKMLGAVGLTESTKIAILNANYIKHRLEGSFDTLYSGERGRAAHEMIVDCRPFKVHGIEVTDIAKRLMDYGFHAPTVSFPVAGTLMIEPTESESKAEIDRFCDAMISIRKEIDNASKDDNNNVLKNAPHTLDMVTSDEWYFPYSRETAAFPLEYVRDNKFWPSVRRVDDAYGDRNLICSCIPIEAYAEA; translated from the coding sequence ATGAATACAAACGCTTTTGCATTGCGTCATATTGGTCCTAGAGAAGACGACCAAAATCTCATGTTAAAAACCCTTGGTGTTGATTCTTTAGATCAATTAATTCATGAAACGATCCCGGATGATATTCGCTTAAAAAATGGACTAAATTTAGAAGCTCCCATGACTGAGCATGAATATCTGCTTTATATTCATGAGTTATCTAAAAAAAACAAAGCTTATAAAACATACATTGGCTTGGGGTATCACCCAACCATTTTACCTGCTGTCATTCAAAGAAATATTCTTGAAAATCCAGGTTGGTATACTGCCTATACTCCCTATCAAGCTGAAATTGCTCAAGGGAGATTAGAAGCTCTTTTAAATTTTCAAACCATGGTTATAGACTTAACGGGGATGGAAATTGCAAACGCATCACTTCTTGATGAGAGTACTGCAGCTGCAGAGGCTATGAGCTTACTATTTGCAGTTCGTGAGCGCCAGCAGAAAAAAGCTGGAGTCAATAAATTTTTTGTTTCTGAAAACATATTACCTCAAACCCTGTCGTTATTGCAAACGAGAGCGACTCCAGTTGGTATTGAATTAGTAGTTGGCAATGAAGAAACTTTTGATTTTTCATCAGAATTTTTCGGAGCTATATTACAATACCCAGGAAAAGACGGTCAGGTAACCGATATTAAAACCTTTATAACTAAAGCTAATGACGCCCAAATTAAAGTCGCAGTTGCTGCCGATATTCTGAGTTTAATAAAACTGGAAGCTCCTGGAAAATTTGGAGCAGATGTGGTCGTTGGTACGACGCAACGCTTTGGTATCCCCATGGGATATGGAGGGCCTCATGCTGCATTCTTTGCGACCAAAGAAGCTTATAAACGTGATATCCCTGGTAGAATTATTGGTGTCACTAAAGATAAAAACGGTCATAGAGCCTTACGTATGGCTTTACAAACACGTGAGCAACATATAAAAAGAGATAAAGCAACCTCTAATATCTGTACAGCTCAGGTTTTATTAGCTGTTATGGCAAGTATGTATGCTGTATATCATGGTCCTAAAGGCTTACAATTTATTGCTGATAAAGTTCATAACAAAGCTTCTGAATTAGCAAATGCTTTAACTAAATTAGGATACGATCAAATCAATACGTCCTACTTTGATACGCTTCAAATAAAAACAAATGCTAAAAAAATAAAGGCAATTGCCAAAGAGAAAAAAGTAAATTTATATTATCCAGATAAAAAAACGGTCATTATTTCAATTAATGAAACAACTTCTATTAGAGATATTAATTATTTAATTTCTGTTTTTGCTGAAGCTGCTAAAAAAGAAACCATTACTATTTCGGCTATTACCAAAGCTAATAATATTTCGGAATCTATGCAGAGAGCGTCTGACTTCTTAACATTAGATGTTTTCAACACCTACCATTCTGAAACTGAATTAATGCGTTACATAAAACGTCTTGAACGTAAAGATTTAGCATTAAATCATTCTATGATTTCTTTAGGATCTTGTACCATGAAATTGAATGCTGCATCAGAAATGCTCCCTTTAAGCTGGTTTAAATGGGGCAATATTCACCCATTTGCACCTTTAAAACAAGCCAAAGGCTATTTAACAATTTTAAAAGAACTAGAAGATCAATTAACAGAAATAACAGGTTTTGCCGCAACCTCATTACAACCAAATTCAGGAGCACAAGGTGAATTTGCTGGACTTATGGTCATTAAAGCATACCATGAATCTCGTGGTGATCACCATAGAAATATCTGCTTAATTCCGTCGTCCGCTCATGGTACAAATCCTGCCAGTGCAGTAATGGCCGGCATGAAAGTTATCGTAACAAAATCAACAGCAGAAGGAAATATTGATGTTGATGATTTACGCGAAAAAGCAGAATTACATAAAGATAATTTGTCTGCTTTAATGGTAACATATCCTTCTACGCATGGTGTTTATGAATCTGCTATTAAAGAGATTACTCAGATCATTCATGATAATGGCGGACAAGTATATATGGACGGTGCCAATATGAATGCCCAAGTGGGGTTAACAAACCCTGGTAATATTGGAGCAGATGTATGCCATTTAAATTTACACAAAACATTTGCTATTCCACATGGTGGTGGAGGCCCAGGAGTTGGCCCTATTTGTGTTGCAAAACAACTTGTTCCATTTTTACCTGGCAATCCCATTATTAAAACCGGAGGAGAAAAGGCAATTACGGCTATTTCGGCAGCACCATTTGGATCTGCATTAGCATGCTTAATATCATACGGTTATATAAAAATGTTAGGTGCTGTAGGCTTAACAGAATCTACTAAAATTGCCATTTTAAATGCCAACTATATCAAGCATCGTCTAGAAGGTAGTTTCGACACCTTATATTCTGGTGAACGAGGGCGTGCTGCACATGAAATGATTGTAGATTGCAGACCATTTAAAGTTCACGGTATTGAAGTAACAGATATTGCAAAACGTTTGATGGATTATGGCTTTCATGCGCCAACAGTATCCTTTCCTGTCGCTGGTACTTTAATGATTGAACCTACAGAAAGTGAGAGCAAAGCAGAAATTGATAGGTTCTGTGATGCTATGATTTCTATTAGAAAGGAAATTGATAATGCTTCTAAAGACGATAACAACAATGTTTTAAAGAATGCACCACATACGTTGGATATGGTAACATCAGATGAATGGTATTTCCCATACTCTCGTGAAACCGCTGCCTTTCCTTTAGAATATGTTAGAGATAATAAATTTTGGCCTAGTGTGAGACGTGTTGATGATGCTTATGGAGACAGAAACTTAATATGTTCCTGCATACCTATCGAGGCTTATGCTGAAGCATAA
- a CDS encoding 3-oxoacyl-ACP synthase III family protein encodes MNIKITGTGSYIPETIEKNEAFYEHEFLNSDGSVINSPNEVIVRKFEAITGINERRYAKPNLNTSDIAFFAAEKAIENAKINKEDLDYIIVAHNYGDVKHNTEQSDTVPSIASRVKHLLKIENSKCVGYDILFGCPGWIEAVIQANAFIKSGIAKKCLVIGAETLSRIIDKHDRDSMIYSDGAGAVVIEKTNEVGGIIAHETATFTLNESHFIYFGETNKQDIDERRRYIKMYGRKIYEFALNNVPLAMKSCLQKSGIDIKDVKKILIHQANEKMDEAIVKRFYKLYNSEVPEGIMPMTIGKLGNSSVATIPTLYDMILKGDMQNQKINKGDVVIFASVGAGMNINAIVYKH; translated from the coding sequence ATGAATATTAAGATCACGGGAACAGGGAGCTACATTCCAGAAACCATTGAAAAAAATGAAGCTTTCTATGAGCATGAATTTTTAAACAGTGATGGTTCTGTAATTAACTCTCCTAATGAAGTTATTGTTAGAAAATTTGAGGCTATAACCGGCATTAATGAAAGGCGTTATGCCAAACCCAATTTAAACACATCTGATATTGCTTTCTTCGCTGCTGAAAAAGCTATAGAAAATGCAAAAATCAACAAAGAAGATTTAGATTATATCATTGTTGCTCATAATTACGGTGATGTAAAACACAATACTGAACAAAGTGATACCGTACCAAGCATAGCCTCTAGAGTAAAGCATCTTTTAAAAATTGAAAATTCAAAATGTGTTGGATATGATATTTTATTTGGTTGCCCAGGATGGATAGAAGCTGTTATTCAAGCAAATGCTTTTATAAAATCTGGAATTGCAAAAAAGTGTCTGGTTATTGGAGCTGAAACCCTATCGCGTATTATAGATAAGCACGATAGAGACTCTATGATTTATAGCGATGGTGCTGGGGCTGTAGTTATTGAAAAAACTAACGAAGTTGGTGGTATTATTGCTCATGAGACGGCAACTTTCACTTTAAATGAATCCCATTTTATTTATTTTGGTGAAACTAACAAACAGGATATAGATGAAAGGCGTCGATACATAAAAATGTATGGCAGAAAGATTTATGAGTTTGCATTAAATAATGTTCCATTGGCTATGAAATCGTGTCTTCAAAAAAGTGGTATTGATATAAAAGACGTAAAGAAAATACTCATCCATCAAGCTAATGAAAAAATGGATGAAGCTATCGTAAAACGTTTTTATAAGTTATATAACTCAGAAGTGCCAGAAGGCATTATGCCTATGACCATAGGAAAATTAGGAAACTCAAGCGTTGCGACTATACCTACTTTATATGACATGATATTAAAAGGAGATATGCAAAACCAAAAAATAAACAAAGGTGATGTGGTTATTTTTGCAAGTGTTGGAGCAGGTATGAATATAAATGCCATTGTTTATAAACATTAA
- a CDS encoding class I SAM-dependent methyltransferase: MYEKNYPNKRFKLTIQFLKKHIPTSETILDLGVVNPFTQIMQENGYSVENTLGEDIDLDTSTIKNSNSDVVTAFEIFEHLLSPFTVLQSIKADKLVASVPLKLWFSSAYRSKTDMLDRHYHEFEDWQFDWLLEKAGWKIIDSKKWTNPVKKIGIRPILRWFTPRYYIIYAERV; this comes from the coding sequence ATGTACGAGAAAAACTATCCGAACAAACGTTTTAAACTGACCATTCAATTTTTAAAAAAACACATTCCTACTTCTGAAACTATTTTGGATTTAGGTGTTGTAAACCCGTTTACGCAAATCATGCAAGAAAATGGTTATTCTGTTGAAAATACGCTTGGTGAAGATATCGACTTAGACACTTCTACAATTAAAAACTCTAATTCAGATGTTGTAACTGCTTTTGAGATTTTTGAACATCTATTATCCCCTTTCACTGTTTTACAATCTATAAAAGCGGATAAATTAGTAGCGAGCGTGCCTCTTAAACTATGGTTTTCTTCAGCGTATAGAAGTAAAACTGATATGTTAGACAGGCATTACCATGAGTTCGAAGATTGGCAATTTGATTGGTTGTTAGAAAAGGCTGGTTGGAAAATTATAGATAGTAAAAAATGGACAAACCCTGTAAAAAAAATAGGGATTCGACCTATTCTACGTTGGTTTACACCTAGATATTATATTATTTATGCTGAAAGAGTTTGA
- a CDS encoding TylF/MycF/NovP-related O-methyltransferase produces the protein MSENRNKGKINDYYNKSAAYKNRFQLHDKLLLELKNKPVFYYEFGVAGGDMIKKWSSTNKIKESRFVGFDSFEGLPESWEDKNEGHFDQKGNFPDIKDSRVRFVKGWFQDSVYETLMDCDFHEQCVYHLDADLFSSTLYVLFQIFPKLKTNDILIFDEFSSHEHEFEAFEIFKRCTNNKWQFEFIGAVNNYRQVAFILK, from the coding sequence ATGAGTGAAAATAGAAATAAAGGTAAAATCAACGATTATTATAATAAATCGGCAGCATATAAAAACAGATTTCAACTTCATGACAAGCTTTTGTTGGAGTTAAAAAATAAACCTGTTTTTTATTACGAGTTTGGTGTCGCTGGAGGTGATATGATTAAGAAATGGTCTTCAACAAACAAGATAAAGGAATCACGCTTTGTTGGCTTTGACTCCTTTGAAGGCCTGCCTGAAAGTTGGGAAGATAAAAATGAAGGACATTTTGATCAAAAAGGAAACTTTCCTGATATTAAAGATAGTAGAGTAAGATTCGTGAAAGGATGGTTTCAGGATTCGGTTTATGAAACATTAATGGATTGTGACTTTCATGAGCAATGTGTATACCATTTGGACGCTGATTTATTCTCATCCACACTTTATGTACTGTTTCAAATATTCCCTAAGCTTAAAACAAACGATATACTCATATTTGATGAATTTTCAAGTCATGAGCATGAGTTTGAAGCCTTTGAAATATTTAAAAGATGTACCAATAATAAATGGCAATTTGAGTTTATTGGAGCCGTTAATAATTATAGACAGGTTGCATTTATATTGAAATAA
- a CDS encoding HAD-IIIC family phosphatase: MYESEVYIKTVQENLPREVWEKFSDTYRSIKSRSMLHWTEHCTECAMPSCFKTCDLYAPRIDGKCQRFVEGIERVKQPDEVNNAAQILKIQFKKWGVLATQGNNELYDCNEIEKKERRELKLSRVIHLVPPKFVKKKLIQKRYSQKKKKIISEQNSGTKTPDGFLLEIYNPTEEMIPLGLVIRNDDPKYSKMPFQYRIELIPGYNKEIIPFDEITKRAKIELPYRIDLTPEAINSETPLYFGTSEFVQLEDYKQTNQAAKKIKCIVWDLDNTIWSGTLVEDGIERLELKEGVEEILKEIEQKGIVNSIASKNNYDAAMAALKHFGIDDFFLYPKISWLPKSKSLKEIALDLNININTFLFIDDSEFERKEIEMTLPQVRLMDAVHYQTILGLKALQIPITNESKKRKAFYANEAKRKRVSDDYEGEYLDFLHTCNIELEIESLKKEHFERVYELTQRTNQMNFSGNRYTKDDISNIHNNNDLSAYILRCRDRFGEYGIIGFGIIKKSKNQLIDLMFSCRIQSKRVEHAFLTHILECYLKLGDFWVTYNHTEKNKFSAQVFNDFGFEIIQKEGSFRELKFGQDRDIHNDKIITVIESK, translated from the coding sequence ATGTACGAATCAGAAGTATATATTAAAACAGTTCAAGAAAATTTACCTCGGGAAGTTTGGGAGAAATTTTCAGATACTTATAGAAGTATAAAAAGTAGAAGTATGCTTCATTGGACTGAGCATTGCACAGAATGTGCTATGCCTTCATGTTTTAAAACTTGTGATTTATATGCTCCGAGGATTGATGGTAAGTGCCAACGATTTGTAGAAGGTATTGAAAGAGTCAAACAGCCTGATGAAGTAAACAATGCGGCTCAGATATTGAAAATACAGTTTAAAAAATGGGGCGTATTAGCGACTCAAGGAAATAATGAACTATACGACTGTAACGAGATTGAAAAGAAAGAGCGCAGAGAATTGAAACTATCAAGAGTTATACATCTTGTTCCTCCAAAATTTGTCAAAAAAAAATTAATTCAAAAAAGATATAGCCAGAAGAAGAAAAAAATAATAAGTGAGCAAAATAGCGGCACAAAAACTCCTGACGGTTTCTTACTGGAAATTTACAATCCTACGGAAGAGATGATACCTTTGGGATTGGTCATAAGAAATGACGATCCTAAATACAGTAAGATGCCTTTTCAATACCGAATAGAGCTGATACCGGGATATAATAAAGAAATTATTCCGTTTGATGAGATTACGAAAAGAGCTAAAATAGAGCTGCCTTATCGTATTGATCTCACTCCTGAAGCGATTAATAGTGAAACTCCTTTATATTTTGGAACATCCGAATTTGTACAATTAGAAGATTATAAACAGACTAATCAAGCAGCTAAAAAAATTAAATGTATTGTTTGGGATTTAGATAATACTATATGGAGTGGCACTCTGGTAGAAGATGGTATCGAAAGGCTTGAGTTAAAAGAAGGTGTCGAAGAGATTTTAAAAGAGATAGAGCAAAAGGGTATTGTAAATTCTATAGCAAGTAAAAATAATTATGATGCAGCAATGGCTGCATTAAAGCATTTTGGTATTGACGATTTTTTTCTTTACCCAAAGATTTCATGGCTTCCTAAAAGTAAAAGTCTAAAGGAAATAGCACTTGACCTTAATATTAATATTAACACTTTTTTATTTATTGATGATTCCGAATTCGAAAGGAAGGAAATAGAAATGACTTTACCTCAAGTTAGATTAATGGATGCTGTTCATTACCAAACGATATTAGGTTTAAAAGCCCTTCAAATTCCGATTACGAATGAAAGTAAGAAACGGAAAGCGTTTTATGCGAATGAGGCTAAAAGAAAAAGGGTTTCTGATGATTATGAAGGTGAATATTTGGATTTCCTTCATACCTGTAATATTGAATTAGAAATTGAGTCTCTGAAAAAAGAACATTTTGAAAGAGTTTACGAATTGACCCAAAGGACAAACCAAATGAATTTTTCGGGCAACCGATACACTAAGGATGATATATCTAACATCCATAATAATAACGATCTTTCCGCTTACATATTAAGATGTAGAGATCGCTTTGGTGAATATGGGATCATTGGGTTTGGTATTATTAAAAAATCTAAAAACCAGCTTATAGATCTTATGTTTAGCTGTCGTATCCAGAGTAAAAGGGTCGAACATGCTTTTTTGACACATATTTTAGAATGTTACCTTAAATTAGGTGATTTTTGGGTTACCTACAATCACACAGAAAAGAATAAATTCTCAGCACAGGTTTTTAACGATTTTGGATTTGAAATTATACAAAAAGAAGGTTCTTTTCGAGAACTTAAATTTGGCCAAGACAGAGACATACATAACGATAAAATAATAACGGTAATCGAAAGTAAATAA
- a CDS encoding polysaccharide deacetylase family protein, which translates to MYKHYISIIIVYLKKNNFEKELLEAIAKIFSFTYNGIEEFKQKFTSIKFDESEKVNEVLNLLNINIEDYLEKHKPYITKEQIQEMIKDGFYFGGHTMTHPPLIQLSHEEQKAEIIDSINWLKHNFDINYSFFSFPFSDRSISKKILEELLEYDSNIKIFGNSGLKKDMDERIIQRFSLENPAKRIEKRIVEENLYKYFNKVIGKYHIKRK; encoded by the coding sequence TTGTATAAGCATTATATCAGCATTATTATTGTGTATTTAAAAAAGAATAATTTTGAAAAAGAGCTTTTAGAAGCCATAGCTAAAATATTTTCTTTTACTTATAACGGTATTGAAGAATTTAAGCAAAAATTCACCAGTATTAAATTTGATGAAAGCGAGAAAGTTAATGAGGTTTTAAACCTTTTAAATATAAATATAGAAGATTATTTGGAAAAACATAAACCGTATATTACAAAAGAACAAATTCAGGAAATGATAAAAGACGGGTTTTATTTTGGGGGGCATACCATGACACACCCTCCTCTTATTCAATTATCGCATGAAGAACAAAAAGCAGAAATAATAGATTCTATAAATTGGTTAAAACATAATTTCGATATTAATTATTCGTTTTTTTCATTCCCTTTTTCAGACAGATCAATTTCAAAAAAAATATTAGAAGAGCTTTTAGAATATGATAGTAATATAAAGATCTTTGGTAATTCTGGTTTAAAGAAAGATATGGATGAGAGAATAATTCAACGATTTTCGCTTGAAAACCCAGCGAAGCGAATAGAAAAAAGGATTGTTGAAGAGAACTTGTATAAATATTTCAATAAAGTAATAGGGAAATATCATATTAAAAGAAAATGA